The Lentimicrobiaceae bacterium genome includes a window with the following:
- a CDS encoding Ser-Thr-rich GPI-anchored membrane family protein, giving the protein MKKTLLLSCLLCVCTYLCSVSTAYGQTVAHTFDLSNVTYTQNFTIPEFPYAFYPTGWKGIKVGGTWHRYGIGDSIPLECKNSNPVGLSGIILVGFDPGYYWDWTDRALGTRASDFIIPAFGAVFKNNTGYKITKIDFSGVCEQWCTGSSSFVIETIEFEISFNATDLYDVDATWTRVNSFDLVEIRNDFGVSQSIDGNESENRRSISATYENAQWQQGSNMWIRWTDKDDVGNDALLAIDDLSITVTPEIKVIPEGFAHIFDIDHMTYNQNFDGMGATGTSYPTGWTGYKKHGNNTPLVGALLPLQVSDGSSGNAGMHNVGESGQSDRAMGSISYYGVTVPTFGAVFKNNTGKTISKLDFTGVCEQWRAGGSMLGGSTFDERHIFEISYDATYLNDTSATWTPVSSFDLYEIQTGNTSSEKLNGNLPANRQEISATLNNINWQTGTNIWIRWNDDQAPANNALLAIDDLSVTATLADPILTVTCPKAGAKWENGSTHNITWKQVSISDNIKIELINVYGSVQGTLAENVTATNGSWTWNIPVGLPSGSGYKIRLTAGAKVAESGIFDIISPSSELVAFTFDANNLIYDENFDGLLPDGTTYLTGWKGVNKATGDPLALQVSNGTPDVVGAFNVGTTNEADRALGTRAGDIQPRFGAVFKNNTGSRITKINFSGFCEQWRTGNNSNNESSQFAISFDATNLNDGTWTNINDFNLNEILTGDNSGQGVDGNLAANRQAINASSINLEWEQGDYMWIRWTDDLATGSNALLAIDDLQIAVTPVPSISVISPKAWDNWQYGTTYNITWAHVGITHDVKIELKDVTSGTEWVTIAENIPISNGSWDWYVPNNQTPHSYRIKLTAGGKISESAIFNVVQKYIGVNYPNTLSKWVQGTSQDILWGVNGIASGNAKIELTRNASAANPVWEELAASVPVENRAWTWNITQNGSNDCKIKITRISDDYSAQSETFSIVDATEVPKIFITEYIVGTGNNKALEIYNGTGSNINLIKLKIRVTQPDATYRDWLFNNIILAAGDVYVLYHYNANASIKDYGNEYYSYFFEYVDGDGAIEVFYDGVVCDLFGKIGDNPASGAWEVAGVANATKDKTLLRKLNVTKGNYMPKGSFGTTAENSEWVVKEKDYFGNIGGFGSALTQSTNTGLDASYDVPISDSNDSTFNLIINNNSVDVNNCVGVNSKLNNVNNVILKKSGNTTFTINPNSNLGIAGMAVDKSPTKDGTVSFNILSDNTGTGALMHDFITAGDIKRYISGNTILTANCYHGVSVPLEQGTNLVSNLFNGSYLYKFNETLNQWEGMGSATNTQLYADRGYLIYYPGASITYNFDGTFNYGFFPIPYTSTAADKGFNFVPNPFPSHIDFSEIENFPTSLSYGFWVWDNGNYKAYNVPAGTGTTTNYDTISIGQAFFVKATSAGTLSLTNKCRVGNRADKLTPFYSTGNQPNKLRIAANGNQLQDEILFVIDNKWNLGTDEGDMVKMIGSEEAPQLSSISADNENLTINTLPLNRYETVIPLSFTLNASTQVQFVADNRSLQSNITPYLIDKKENRSVNLRQNPVYTFNHANTDSDNRFELKLVNAVYSTPYDLADENMIYVNSNNQIIVSVPSMQNTKTMVNVYDMQGKLVSSNSVYLTDTFVTQAPVVSGVYVVSVVNSVQAVNKKVVVTR; this is encoded by the coding sequence ATGAAAAAAACATTATTACTCTCATGTTTATTGTGTGTATGTACGTACTTATGTAGCGTTTCTACTGCTTACGGACAAACAGTAGCACACACGTTTGACCTTAGCAATGTAACTTACACACAAAATTTTACTATCCCGGAATTCCCCTATGCATTTTATCCAACAGGTTGGAAGGGAATTAAAGTAGGTGGTACGTGGCACCGATACGGAATAGGCGATTCTATTCCATTAGAATGTAAAAACAGTAATCCAGTCGGACTTAGTGGCATTATCCTTGTTGGTTTTGATCCAGGTTATTATTGGGATTGGACCGATAGAGCTTTGGGAACAAGAGCTAGTGACTTTATAATACCGGCTTTTGGAGCTGTATTTAAAAATAATACCGGCTATAAAATTACCAAAATCGACTTCTCGGGTGTTTGCGAACAGTGGTGTACCGGAAGTTCTAGTTTTGTTATTGAAACTATAGAGTTTGAAATTAGCTTTAACGCTACCGACCTTTACGATGTTGATGCTACCTGGACAAGAGTAAATAGTTTTGACCTTGTAGAAATTAGAAATGATTTTGGTGTATCACAAAGTATAGACGGTAACGAGTCTGAAAACAGGCGAAGTATAAGTGCAACTTACGAAAATGCGCAGTGGCAACAAGGCAGCAATATGTGGATACGCTGGACAGACAAAGATGATGTTGGTAATGACGCATTACTTGCTATTGATGACCTTAGTATTACGGTTACTCCTGAAATTAAGGTTATTCCCGAAGGGTTTGCACACATATTTGATATTGACCACATGACTTACAATCAAAATTTCGACGGCATGGGCGCCACCGGAACATCCTACCCTACGGGTTGGACGGGATATAAAAAACACGGCAATAATACACCACTGGTAGGTGCACTACTTCCGTTACAAGTTTCCGACGGTTCTAGTGGTAATGCAGGTATGCACAATGTCGGCGAATCGGGACAAAGCGACAGAGCCATGGGATCAATTTCCTATTATGGAGTAACTGTTCCGACTTTTGGAGCTGTATTTAAAAACAACACCGGCAAAACTATATCAAAATTAGACTTTACCGGTGTGTGTGAACAATGGCGAGCTGGGGGAAGTATGCTTGGAGGTTCAACTTTTGACGAACGCCATATATTTGAAATTAGCTACGATGCCACTTACCTAAATGATACTAGTGCCACATGGACACCAGTAAGCAGCTTCGACCTTTATGAAATTCAAACAGGGAATACCAGTAGCGAAAAACTGAACGGCAACTTGCCTGCCAACAGACAAGAAATTAGTGCAACTTTAAATAATATTAACTGGCAAACCGGCACCAATATATGGATACGCTGGAATGACGACCAAGCACCAGCCAACAACGCACTATTAGCTATTGATGACCTTTCAGTTACGGCAACTTTGGCAGACCCTATACTAACCGTTACTTGTCCCAAAGCAGGAGCTAAATGGGAAAATGGTTCAACTCACAACATTACATGGAAACAAGTAAGTATTTCCGATAATATTAAAATTGAATTGATAAATGTTTATGGTAGTGTTCAGGGCACCTTAGCAGAAAACGTAACTGCAACTAATGGTTCCTGGACATGGAACATTCCTGTCGGGCTGCCTTCAGGTTCCGGCTATAAAATCAGATTAACAGCAGGAGCAAAAGTGGCGGAGAGTGGAATATTTGATATTATAAGTCCATCATCCGAACTAGTAGCATTTACATTCGATGCAAACAATTTAATTTACGACGAAAATTTCGACGGCTTATTACCCGACGGAACAACTTATTTGACAGGTTGGAAAGGAGTAAATAAAGCGACCGGCGACCCGCTTGCGTTGCAAGTTTCCAATGGCACGCCGGATGTTGTAGGCGCCTTCAACGTTGGTACAACCAACGAAGCCGACAGAGCTTTGGGAACAAGAGCAGGAGATATACAACCTCGTTTTGGAGCCGTCTTTAAAAACAACACTGGCTCAAGAATTACAAAAATCAACTTTTCGGGTTTTTGCGAGCAATGGCGTACCGGAAATAATAGCAACAATGAGTCTAGCCAATTTGCAATCAGCTTTGATGCTACAAACCTTAACGATGGAACATGGACAAATATAAATGATTTCAACCTTAATGAAATTCTAACAGGTGATAACAGTGGTCAGGGTGTAGATGGCAATTTGGCTGCAAACAGGCAAGCTATTAACGCAAGCAGCATAAACCTTGAATGGGAACAGGGCGATTATATGTGGATACGCTGGACAGACGACTTGGCAACCGGTAGTAACGCACTACTTGCTATAGATGACCTTCAAATTGCGGTTACTCCGGTTCCGTCAATATCCGTTATTTCCCCAAAAGCGTGGGACAATTGGCAATACGGCACAACCTATAATATTACTTGGGCACATGTAGGTATCACCCATGATGTTAAAATTGAATTGAAGGATGTAACATCAGGCACAGAATGGGTAACTATAGCAGAAAACATACCAATAAGCAATGGTTCTTGGGATTGGTATGTGCCTAATAATCAGACTCCCCATTCGTACAGAATTAAATTAACAGCAGGTGGAAAAATTTCGGAGAGTGCAATTTTTAATGTTGTACAAAAATATATAGGTGTTAATTATCCTAACACGCTCAGCAAATGGGTTCAAGGTACTTCACAAGATATATTGTGGGGTGTAAATGGTATAGCATCTGGTAACGCAAAAATTGAACTTACTCGCAACGCATCTGCTGCTAATCCTGTATGGGAAGAGCTAGCAGCTTCTGTTCCCGTAGAAAACCGAGCTTGGACTTGGAATATTACACAGAATGGAAGCAACGACTGTAAGATTAAAATTACACGTATTTCCGATGATTATTCGGCACAAAGTGAAACATTCAGTATTGTAGATGCTACGGAAGTACCCAAAATATTTATTACCGAATATATAGTAGGTACAGGCAATAACAAAGCCTTAGAAATATACAACGGTACAGGAAGTAATATTAATTTGATTAAATTGAAAATTCGTGTTACTCAACCTGATGCTACATATAGAGATTGGCTTTTTAATAATATAATCCTTGCCGCAGGCGATGTTTATGTTTTATATCATTATAATGCCAACGCAAGTATTAAAGATTATGGCAATGAATATTATTCATATTTCTTCGAATATGTTGATGGAGACGGTGCTATAGAAGTTTTTTACGATGGAGTAGTCTGCGATTTGTTTGGAAAGATAGGAGATAATCCTGCTAGTGGAGCTTGGGAAGTTGCAGGTGTGGCTAATGCAACAAAAGACAAAACCCTGTTACGCAAGCTAAATGTAACTAAAGGTAATTATATGCCCAAAGGCTCTTTCGGGACAACAGCCGAAAATAGCGAATGGGTAGTAAAGGAAAAGGATTATTTTGGCAACATAGGAGGATTTGGTTCGGCTTTAACACAGAGCACCAATACCGGTCTGGACGCCAGCTATGATGTCCCCATAAGCGATTCTAATGATAGTACATTCAATCTTATTATTAATAATAACAGTGTAGATGTTAATAACTGTGTTGGCGTAAATTCAAAGTTAAATAACGTAAACAATGTAATACTTAAAAAATCGGGAAACACAACATTTACAATTAATCCTAATTCCAACTTAGGTATTGCCGGTATGGCTGTAGATAAATCGCCTACAAAAGATGGAACTGTCAGCTTTAATATCCTAAGCGATAATACAGGCACGGGTGCGCTTATGCACGACTTTATAACAGCCGGAGATATAAAGAGATATATTTCGGGCAATACGATTCTCACGGCAAATTGCTACCACGGTGTTAGTGTTCCGCTTGAACAAGGAACAAATCTTGTTAGTAACTTATTCAATGGCTCTTACTTGTACAAATTTAACGAAACACTCAATCAATGGGAAGGTATGGGTTCGGCTACCAATACCCAATTGTATGCAGACAGGGGATATTTGATATACTATCCAGGTGCCAGTATAACCTACAATTTTGACGGTACTTTTAATTACGGCTTCTTCCCAATACCATACACATCTACGGCTGCCGATAAAGGATTTAACTTTGTGCCTAATCCTTTTCCATCTCATATAGATTTTTCGGAAATTGAGAATTTTCCAACTAGTTTATCATACGGTTTTTGGGTATGGGATAATGGCAACTACAAAGCTTATAACGTTCCTGCCGGAACGGGTACAACCACAAATTACGATACTATTTCCATAGGACAGGCGTTTTTCGTTAAAGCCACAAGTGCGGGTACATTGTCACTTACCAACAAATGTAGAGTAGGCAATAGAGCAGACAAATTAACACCTTTTTATAGCACGGGCAATCAACCTAACAAGTTGCGTATAGCCGCAAATGGCAATCAGTTGCAGGACGAGATACTGTTTGTTATAGATAACAAATGGAATTTAGGCACAGATGAAGGCGATATGGTTAAAATGATAGGTTCGGAAGAAGCACCGCAACTTAGCAGTATCAGTGCCGACAATGAAAACCTTACTATTAATACCCTGCCGTTAAATCGTTACGAAACAGTAATACCGCTTAGCTTTACTCTGAACGCATCAACGCAAGTTCAGTTTGTAGCCGATAACAGAAGCCTACAAAGCAATATTACTCCATACCTGATTGACAAAAAGGAAAACAGAAGCGTAAACCTACGTCAAAATCCTGTTTACACTTTCAATCACGCCAACACTGACAGCGACAACCGTTTTGAATTAAAACTCGTAAACGCAGTCTATTCCACACCTTACGATTTGGCAGACGAAAACATGATTTATGTAAATAGCAACAATCAGATAATTGTGAGCGTACCAAGCATGCAAAACACCAAAACTATGGTCAACGTTTACGACATGCAAGGCAAGTTAGTAAGCAGCAACTCTGTTTACTTAACCGACACTTTCGTAACCCAAGCACCTGTAGTTTCGGGTGTTTATGTTGTTAGTGTGGTGAATTCAGTGCAAGCTGTTAATAAAAAGGTCGTTGTTACCCGTTAG
- the truA gene encoding tRNA pseudouridine(38-40) synthase TruA produces the protein MNITENKHRYLVHLAFDGTNYHGWQKQPNAPTIQETIEDALSKITKQEIILIGCGRTDTGVHARKFFAHFDCDGFYTPQELSQLTYKLNGFLDEDIVIFSINKVDNSVHSRFSPISREYKYYIITSKDPFKYNYAYKITVPLDIEKMNAAAKLLIGSKDFQSFSKVNTQVNNFICTVFEAYFTKTDNEIVFTISANRFLRNMVRAIAGSLIDVGLSKCSIDDFSQIIESKDRCSAGLSVPAKGLFLNDVVFE, from the coding sequence ATGAACATCACCGAAAACAAGCATCGTTATCTTGTGCATTTAGCTTTCGACGGCACAAACTATCATGGTTGGCAAAAGCAGCCTAACGCTCCTACAATACAGGAGACAATAGAAGATGCTTTGAGCAAAATCACCAAACAAGAAATAATACTTATTGGATGCGGAAGAACCGATACAGGTGTTCATGCCCGAAAGTTTTTTGCTCACTTCGATTGCGACGGTTTTTACACTCCGCAAGAGCTCTCACAACTGACTTACAAGTTAAATGGCTTTTTAGACGAGGATATTGTCATTTTTTCAATAAATAAAGTCGATAATTCCGTGCACTCACGCTTTTCGCCAATCAGTAGAGAGTACAAATATTATATCATCACAAGCAAAGACCCGTTTAAGTATAACTACGCATATAAAATTACCGTACCTTTAGACATTGAAAAAATGAACGCAGCTGCAAAACTTCTGATAGGCTCAAAAGATTTTCAATCTTTCAGTAAAGTAAACACGCAGGTTAACAATTTTATTTGCACCGTATTTGAGGCGTACTTCACCAAAACCGACAATGAAATAGTATTTACAATATCAGCTAACAGGTTTTTGCGAAATATGGTAAGAGCTATTGCCGGCTCTCTCATTGATGTCGGACTAAGCAAATGTTCTATAGACGATTTCAGCCAAATTATCGAAAGTAAAGACAGATGTAGCGCCGGACTTTCGGTTCCTGCAAAAGGGTTGTTCCTAAACGACGTGGTTTTTGAGTAG